In the genome of Girardinichthys multiradiatus isolate DD_20200921_A chromosome 7, DD_fGirMul_XY1, whole genome shotgun sequence, one region contains:
- the LOC124872003 gene encoding trace amine-associated receptor 13c-like has product MEIQEKTVLCFPHLFNTSCKKTNLTQSQLVLLHSLLSFISLITVALNLLVIISVSHFRQLQTPTNILLLSLAVPDLFVGLLLMPVEMIRNTTCWFLGELPCVLYNYVSFIITFASVVNMVLISVDRYIAICKPLYYTTRITERDVKLFVCLCWFFSVLYGGLIVSGDLNGPVHYYSCHGECLIIVDYIAGTVDVVVSFIIPVTIIIFLYIKVFVVAVSQARAMRSHITAASLQPSVNQSRKSELKAARTLGVLVLVFLICFCPYYCLSLIGKDALSSTPGAVVLCLFCFNSCVNPLIYALFYAWFKKTVKLIITLQIVKPGSCEARIL; this is encoded by the exons ATGGAGATTCAGGAAAAAACAGTCCTCTGCTTTCCACACCTCTTCAATACTTCCTGCAAGAAGACAAATTTAACTCAGTCCCAGCTGGTGCTTCTTCATTCTTTGCTGTCCTTCATCTCTCTGATCACTGTGGCTCTCAACCTGCTTGTCATCATCTCGGTCTCCCACTTTAG GCAGCTTCAGACACCCACTaacatcctcctcctctctctggcTGTGCCCGATTTGTTTGTGGGGCTCCTGTTGATGCCTGTGGAAATGATCCGAAACACCACCTGCTGGTTTCTTGGTGAGTTACCATGTGTTCTATATAATTACGTGTCCTTTATAATTACCTTCGCCTCAGTGGTAAACATGGTGCTCATATCTGTTGACCGCTATATAGCAATTTGTAAACCTCTTTATTATACAACCAGAATCACTGAGAGAGATGTTAAactctttgtgtgtctgtgttggttcttttctgttttgtatggTGGTCTGATTGTATCTGGCGACCTTAATGGCCCTGTTCATTATTATTCCTGCCATGGAGAATGTTTGATCATTGTTGACTACATTGCAGGAACTGTAGATGTTGTTGTAAGCTTTATTATTCCAGTTACCATCATCATTTTCCTATACATAAAAGTATTTGTAGTGGCTGTGTCTCAAGCTCGTGCCATGCGCTCTCATATTACAGCTGCTTCTCTTCAGCCTTCTGTAAATCAGTCCCGAAAATCTGAGCTGAAAGCAGCCAGGACCCTTGGTGTTCTTGTGCTTGTTTTCCTAATATGTTTCTGTCCATATTACTGTCTCTCTCTTATAGGGAAAGATGCACTTAGCAGCACCCCTGGAGCTGTTGTGCTCTGCCTGTTTTGCTTTAATTCTTGTGTAAACCCTTTGATTTATGCATTGTTCTATGCgtggtttaaaaaaactgtgaaactaATTATTACACTTCAGATAGTGAAACCTGGATCCTGTGAGGCCAGAATACTTTAA
- the LOC124871389 gene encoding trace amine-associated receptor 13c-like, with protein sequence MDMQIGSDLCFPHLFNTSCKKPTSSWTESVLFHTILSIISLLTVALNLLVIISISHFRKLHTTTNILLLSLAVSDFLVGLLLMPREIMRNTACWLYGDLICSLYNYVCYIITSASVGDMVLISVDRYLAICDPLHYPFIVTVRRVKVCVCLCWLGSVLYNSVIVNTDFTQAGQHNSCYGECVIVVDYIVGTFDLIITFFTPLTVIIVLYIRVFMVAVSQARAMRSHITVITLQHSMTLTRKSELKAARTLGVLIIVFLICFCPYYCVILAGNDLLTDPYASNVIFLFYFNSSLNPVIYALFYPWFRRAIKLIITFQILEPGSCEASIQ encoded by the exons ATGGACATGCAGATTGGAAGTGACCTCTGCTTCCCACATCTCTTCAACACCTCCTGCAAGAAACCTACATCTTCTTGGACTGAAAGTGTGCTCTTTCACACCATTCTGTCCATCATCTCTCTACTCACTGTGGCTCTCAACCTGCTCGTCATCATCTCCATCTCTCACTTCAG GAAGCTCCACACAACCACTAACATCCTACTTCTCTCTCTGGCTGTGTCAGATTTCCTTGTGGGGCTCCTGTTGATGCCCAGAGAAATCATGCGAAACACAGCTTGTTGGCTTTATGGCGACCTCATCTGTTCCTTGTATAATTATGTATGCTACATCATCACCTCTGCTTCAGTTGGTGACATGGTGCTCATATCAGTGGACCGCTATCTGGCTATCTGTGACCCTCTCCATTACCCATTTATAGTCACTGTTAGAAGAGTTAAAGTATGTGTCTGTCTTTGCTGGCTTGGCTCTGTTCTGTACAACAGTGTTATTGTAAATACTGACTTTACTCAGGCAGGGCAACATAATTCCTGCTATGGAGAATGTGTGATTGTAGTTGACTACATTGTGGGAACATTTGATCTTATAATAACTTTTTTTACTCCTCTTACAGTCATCATAGTCCTGTACATAAGAGTATTCATGGTAGCTGTGTCTCAAGCTCGTGCCATGCGCTCTCACATTACAGTAATCACTCTGCAGCATTCGATGACTCTGACGAGAAAATCGGAGCTAAAAGCAGCTAGGACCCTCGGGGTTCTAATAATTGTGTTCCTCATATGTTTCTGTCCATATTACTGTGTCATCCTAGCAGGTAATGACTTGCTCACGGACCCATATGCATCCAAcgtgatttttctgttttatttcaacTCAAGTCTAAACCCTGTGATTTATGCATTGTTTTATCCCTGGTTTAGGAGAGCTATCAAACTCATCATCACTTTTCAGATACTGGAGCCTGGCTCCTGTGAGGCCAGCATacagtaa